Proteins from a genomic interval of Crassostrea angulata isolate pt1a10 chromosome 7, ASM2561291v2, whole genome shotgun sequence:
- the LOC128155707 gene encoding BTB/POZ domain-containing protein KCTD4-like produces MYSMYMYTISLHHLAITHTIVVGRMTQVKREHAVRLILNINRMAIHRMADRAPRDKILKLNVGGVFYTTAKSTLTCVYGSYLWKIATGDLYVMRDEKGSLFIDRDGYVFRYILNFLRTNRLIVPQGFKELHMLKEEAKFFGLEDLSSQVDKVIKSRNRKPRPRLSRRLSRSWGSDLTKISTDENGSVIFEDEGSDFFYD; encoded by the exons atgtacagtatgtacatgtacacgatAAGCTTGCATCACCTTGCGATCACACATACGATCGTCGTGGGACGTATGACACAGGTAAAGCGTGAACATGCAGTTCGATTGATCCTCAATATAAACCGCATGGCCATACACCGAATGGCGGACCGCGCTCCACGGGACAAAATTCTGAAGCTCAATGTAGGAGGGGTGTTCTACACGACGGCCAAGTCCACCCTCACCTGTGTGTACGGGAGCTACCTTTGGAAGATAGCCACGGGCGACCTGTACGTGATGAGAGACGAGAAAGGGAGTCTGTTCATTGATAGGGATGGATACGTGTTCAG ATACATTCTAAACTTTCTTCGGACGAATCGACTGATTGTTCCACAAGGCTTCAAAGAACTCCACATGCTAAAAGAAGAGGCGAAGTTTTTCGGCCTGGAGGATCTCAGCTCACAGGTGGATAAAGTGATTAAATCTCGGAACCGGAAACCACGACCCCGACTGTCCCGGCGCTTAAGTAGAAGCTGGGGGTCTGACTTGACAAAGATATCCACGGACGAAAATGGATCGGTCATTTTTGAAGACGAAGGATCGGATTTCTTTTATGATTAA
- the LOC128155628 gene encoding short-chain dehydrogenase/reductase family 9C member 7-like, whose translation MEVFTFFAAVAVLFAVCKFIENYLRSFYIENSPHRWVLITGCDTGFGHRLAQDLDKRGARVFAGCLTEEGEKRLGEKCSDNVVIFRLDVTRKDSIQNAVNLVRSRLAEKEVLWAVVNNAGVLHIAAPLEWQTKEHFEKTLNVNLYGAIMITKSFLPLLRESKGRLINMSSVASMVAFPGVVAYNVSKSALEAYTDTFRREMYHVGVSAHLIQPSGFATCIFPQEATLRLRQAFYELPENVKEFYGEKTIHSGAVGQVGSDGSFDSDLSKVTTAIQHALFARYPRYRYPVGRGSVALFWTLTKLPEIVADRMFAAAAP comes from the exons ATGGAAGTCTTCACCTTTTTCGCCGCTGTAGCAGTTCTGTTTGCGGTCTGTAAGTTCATCGAGAACTACCTGAGGTCCTTTTATATTGAGAACTCTCCCCACCGGTGGGTTTTGATCACAGGGTGCGACACGGGGTTCGGTCATCGCCTCGCTCAGGATTTGGACAAGAGAGGCGCAAGAGTTTTTGCAGGATGCTTGACCGAGGAAGGGGAAAAAAGGTTGGGTGAAAAATGTTCGGACAATGTTGTGATTTTCCGTCTAGATGTTACCAGAAAGGACTCCATTCAAAATGCCGTAAATCTGGTTAGATCAAGACTTGCTGAGAAGGAAG TACTATGGGCAGTTGTCAACAATGCTGGAGTTTTGCACATTGCAGCACCGTTGGAATGGCAAACCAAGGAGCACTTTGAGAAAACTCTGAACGTCAACTTGTACGGGGCGATAATGATAACGAAGTCTTTTCTTCCTCTTCTTCGAGAGTCAAAAGGACGCCTGATAAACATGTCGTCTGTTGCCTCCATGGTCGCATTTCCGGGAGTTGTTGCGTACAACGTCAGCAAATCTGCGCTTGAAGCGTACACAGATACCTTTAG ACGAGAGATGTACCACGTGGGCGTGTCAGCTCACTTAATACAGCCTAGTGGATTCGCTACCTGTATATTCCCACAGGAAGCCACGCTCCGTCTTCGACAGGCCTTTTATGAACTTCCGGAAAACGTGAAAGAGTTTTACGGAGAGAAAACCATACATTCag GGGCAGTTGGACAGGTGGGCTCCGATGGTTCATTCGACTCCGATTTGTCCAAAGTGACGACGGCAATCCAGCACGCGCTGTTTGCACGATACCCCAGATACCGTTACCCCGTGGGTAGGGGTTCGGTGGCCTTGTTTTGGACACTGACCAAACTCCCAGAAATCGTAGCTGACAGAATGTTTGCAGCCGCGGCTCCTTGA
- the LOC128155555 gene encoding integumentary mucin C.1-like, which translates to MASTPFIFVWILLNIDLTEGLTCYQCVNIADPSACKQVAACFPGEHCLFLNNGNITMSCADDLTCASLQSRPVDVIGRRNSNGAQSHCCNHDTCNDGRFLTTTTKTPDVCVDLNDAFCGATSVHDSICSDPDLSVNWCPKTCGKCPTTTTTTTTALPCVDNQPAFCSAPGVDVVICSNLDRAVKYCQKTCNKCDVKPNTFVSLSQLPSTLYKTTAHPTTPRITTRSTTTTTTSTTTEPTTTTTTTTTTTSPPWICEDYDIAHCSDPEVKTLVCADDNLNYLCRKTCNICEH; encoded by the exons ATGGCTTCAACACCATTCATTTTCGTGTGGATATTACTCAATATCGACTTGACAGAAG GTTTGACTTGCTACCAATGTGTGAATATTGCTGATCCAAGTGCTTGTAAGCAGGTGGCTGCCTGCTTTCCTGGCGAA CACTGCctgtttttaaataatggaaacATCACAATGTCCTGCGCAGATGATTTG ACATGTGCATCGTTACAATCACGTCCTGTTGACGTCATAGGAAGGAGGAACAGCAATGGGGCACAATCACACTGCTGCAACCATGATACCTGCAATG ACGGACGTTTTCTGACAACCACTACGAAGACACCGGATGTCTGCGTAGACTTGAATGATGCGTTCTGTGGGGCAACTTCCGTTCACGACTCCATATGCTCTGATCCCGACCTGTCTGTAAACTGGTGTCCAAAGACGTGTGGAAAATGCC CCACCACCACTACTACCACGACCACCGCTCTCCCGTGCGTGGACAATCAACCTGCTTTCTGCTCTGCCCCAGGAGTAGATGTTGTCATCTGTTCAAACCTTGACCGTGCTGTCAAATACTGCCAAAAGACATGCAACAAATGTG atgTCAAACCTAACACATTCGTTAGCCTGTCGCAGCTTCCTTCAACTCTCTATAAAACGACTGCACACCCCACCACCCCGAGAATCACCACGAGAAGCACTACTACCACCACTACTTCCACCACTACTGaacccaccaccaccaccacaaccaccaccaccaccacgtCACCGCCATGGATCTGTGAAGATTACGACATCGCACACTGCTCCGACCCGGAAGTGAAAACACTCGTCTGCGCAGACGacaatttgaattatttatgtCGAAAGACGTGTAATATATGTGAacattga